In Helianthus annuus cultivar XRQ/B chromosome 3, HanXRQr2.0-SUNRISE, whole genome shotgun sequence, a single window of DNA contains:
- the LOC118490565 gene encoding uncharacterized protein LOC118490565 codes for MLAGFNRVRPDYVVKWNNWIPKKVGMVAWRALKERLPTRVALQRRGVTVQNLDCILCSDFCETSDYLFVSCVQNDLMFAGKTKSIANVVEEIKAKSFVWVKYRSKEVNMSWDQWRIFDVF; via the exons ATGTTGGCTGGTTTCAACCGTGTTCGGCCCGACTATGTGGTAAAATGGAATAATTGGATTCCTAAGAAGGTTGGCATGGTAGCATGGCGTGCTTTAAAGGAACGGTTGCCGACTAGAGTAGCACTCCAAAGGAGAGGCGTCACGGTGCAGAATTTGGACTGCATCTTATGCAGCGATTTTTGTGAAACTAGCGATTATCTGTTCGTTTCGTGTG TGCAAAACGATTTAATGTTTGCCGGGAAAACAAAATCCATTGCGAATGTCGTGGAGGAGATTAAGGCGAAAAGCTTCGTATGGGTTAAGTACCGTTCGAAGGAGGTGAACATGTCATGGGATCAATGGagaatttttgatgttttttga
- the LOC110930716 gene encoding uncharacterized protein DDB_G0271670 isoform X1, with amino-acid sequence MDGLQEDSGDGSMLCTEHPFKNNTPAGGICAFCLQEKLGKLVSSSFPIAVFPSSSSSSPSFRSDIGTTTTTTTLSSSSAVIPPPRLTNSNSTNTIINPSNCHYHDNIHNHHSHSNRSRILYLLGQKKKKKKDLGDGVHGADRNNNLVFKRSKSTAAVPRRLHYMNGEIADGMTTTTTTPHKRGFWSFLYLQKHSNSSSINRKTFRDISSNSMRASVTSSFANVHRSQPADNIIVVEENGSPCHASFDRKVSRSRSVGCGSRSFSGDFFERISTGFGDCTLRRVESQREGKVKPSTIRSNGQDCIQERARCGGLFSGFMITSSSSSSSSSSNWVGSNTNEGNVTGKVTSAAAGTGQHARSKSWGWALASPMRAFSKPASSKKKNPTPNLNAIPSLLSVGS; translated from the coding sequence ATGGATGGGTTGCAAGAAGACAGTGGTGATGGAAGCATGTTATGCACTGAGCACCCATTCAAGAACAACACACCAGCTGGTGGCATTTGTGCATTTTGTCTTCAAGAAAAGTTAGGCAAGTTGGTGTCTTCTTCTTTCCCTATTGCTGTCttcccttcatcttcttcttcatcaccttCTTTCAGATCTGACATtggcaccaccaccaccaccaccactttatCTTCTTCTTCTGCTGTAATACCACCACCACGTTTGACAAACTCAAACTCAACAAACACCATTATCAACCCTAGTAACTGTCACTATCATGATAATATTCATAACCATCATTCTCATTCTAACCGGTCCCGGATACTTTATCTTCTGggtcaaaagaagaagaaaaagaaagatctGGGTGATGGTGTTCATGGTGCAGATCGAAACAATAATCTTGTATTCAAAAGAAGCAAGTCCACAGCTGCTGTACCTAGACGTCTGCATTACATGAATGGTGAGATTGCCGATGGAATGACCACCACAACAACTACTCCTCATAAACGTGGGTTCTGGTCGTTTCTCTACTTACAAAAACACTCAAACTCCTCATCTATCAACCGCAAAACTTTCagagacatttcatcaaacagcATGCGTGCATCGGTCACTTCTTCTTTCGCTAACGTCCACAGATCTCAACCTGCAGATAATATCATTGTGGTTGAAGAAAACGGAAGCCCATGTCACGCATCCTTCGATCGGAAAGTATCCAGATCCAGATCCGTCGGGTGCGGCAGCCGGAGCTTTTCCGGCGACTTCTTTGAACGAATCTCAACCGGTTTCGGCGACTGTACTCTCCGGCGCGTGGAGTCCCAACGCGAGGGAAAAGTCAAACCGTCAACCATCCGATCCAACGGTCAAGATTGCATCCAAGAACGAGCCAGGTGCGGCGGTTTATTTAGTGGTTTCATGATAacttcatcgtcttcgtcttcctCTTCATCTTCTAACTGGGTCGGTTCGAATACGAATGAAGGGAATGTAACCGGAAAAGTGACGTCAGCGGCTGCCGGAACAGGTCAGCATGCTCGGAGCAAGAGCTGGGGATGGGCGTTAGCAAGTCCGATGAGAGCATTCAGTAAACCGGCATCAAGCAAGAAGAAGAACCCTACACCAAATTTGAATGCTATTCCTTCATTGTTGTCTGTTGGAAGTTGA
- the LOC110930716 gene encoding uncharacterized protein LOC110930716 isoform X2: protein MDGLQEDSGDGSMLCTEHPFKNNTPAGGICAFCLQEKLGKLVSSSFPIAVFPSSSSSSPSFRSDIGTTTTTTTLSSSSAVIPPPRLTNSNSTNTIINPSNCHYHDNIHNHHSHSNRSRILYLLGQKKKKKKDLGDGVHGADRNNNLVFKRSKSTAAVPRRLHYMNGEIADGMTTTTTTPHKRGFWSFLYLQKHSNSSSINRKTFRDISSNSMRASVTSSFANVHRSQPADNIIVVEENGSPCHASFDRKVSRSRSVGCGSRSFSGDFFERISTGFGDCTLRRVESQREGKVKPSTIRSNGQDCIQERARECNRKSDVSGCRNRSACSEQELGMGVSKSDESIQ from the exons ATGGATGGGTTGCAAGAAGACAGTGGTGATGGAAGCATGTTATGCACTGAGCACCCATTCAAGAACAACACACCAGCTGGTGGCATTTGTGCATTTTGTCTTCAAGAAAAGTTAGGCAAGTTGGTGTCTTCTTCTTTCCCTATTGCTGTCttcccttcatcttcttcttcatcaccttCTTTCAGATCTGACATtggcaccaccaccaccaccaccactttatCTTCTTCTTCTGCTGTAATACCACCACCACGTTTGACAAACTCAAACTCAACAAACACCATTATCAACCCTAGTAACTGTCACTATCATGATAATATTCATAACCATCATTCTCATTCTAACCGGTCCCGGATACTTTATCTTCTGggtcaaaagaagaagaaaaagaaagatctGGGTGATGGTGTTCATGGTGCAGATCGAAACAATAATCTTGTATTCAAAAGAAGCAAGTCCACAGCTGCTGTACCTAGACGTCTGCATTACATGAATGGTGAGATTGCCGATGGAATGACCACCACAACAACTACTCCTCATAAACGTGGGTTCTGGTCGTTTCTCTACTTACAAAAACACTCAAACTCCTCATCTATCAACCGCAAAACTTTCagagacatttcatcaaacagcATGCGTGCATCGGTCACTTCTTCTTTCGCTAACGTCCACAGATCTCAACCTGCAGATAATATCATTGTGGTTGAAGAAAACGGAAGCCCATGTCACGCATCCTTCGATCGGAAAGTATCCAGATCCAGATCCGTCGGGTGCGGCAGCCGGAGCTTTTCCGGCGACTTCTTTGAACGAATCTCAACCGGTTTCGGCGACTGTACTCTCCGGCGCGTGGAGTCCCAACGCGAGGGAAAAGTCAAACCGTCAACCATCCGATCCAACGGTCAAGATTGCATCCAAGAACGAGCCAG GGAATGTAACCGGAAAAGTGACGTCAGCGGCTGCCGGAACAGGTCAGCATGCTCGGAGCAAGAGCTGGGGATGGGCGTTAGCAAGTCCGATGAGAGCATTCAGTAA